A window from Theropithecus gelada isolate Dixy chromosome 1, Tgel_1.0, whole genome shotgun sequence encodes these proteins:
- the CFHR5 gene encoding complement factor H-related protein 5, whose product MLLLFSVILISWVSTVGGEATLCDFPKIRHGFLYDEENYKPFSQVPIGEVFYYSCEYNFVSPSKSFWTRITCTEEGWSPTPKCLRMCSFPFVKNGHSESSGQIHLEGDTVQIVCKAGYSLQNKEKSISCVERGWSAPPKCSFTKEECHVPILEANVDAKPEKESYKVGDVLKFSCRKNLKRVGPDSVQCYQFGWSPNFPTCKGRVQSCGPPPQLSNGEVKEIRKEEYGHNEVVEYYCNRNFIIKGPKKIQCVDGKWTTLPTCVEQVKTCGYIPELQYGYVQQSVPPYQHGVSVEVNCRNEYTMIGNNEITCIDGLWTELPMCVATHQLKRCKISGVNIKTLFRSSGNEFNHNARIRYRCLDIRGYRYSVCINGKWNPELDCTGKKEQFCPPPPQIPNAQNMTTTVNYQDGEKVAVLCKENYLLPEAKEIVCKNGRWQSLPHCVESTAYCGPPPSINNGDITSFPLSVYPPWSTVTYRCQSFYELQGSATVTCRNKQWSEPPRCLDPCVISEENMNKNNIQLRWRNNEKLYVKTGDTVEFQCKFLYKAKISSPSFRAICQEGKFEYPICERSELNFPE is encoded by the exons ATGTTGCTCTTATTCAGTGTAATCCTAATCTCATGGGTATCCACTGTTGGGGGAGAAG CAACACTTTGTGATTTTCCAAAAATACGCCATGGATTTCTGTatgatgaagaaaattataagccATTTTCCCAAGTTCCTATAGGGGAAGTTTTCTATTACTCCTGTGAATATAATTTTGTGTCTCCGTCAAAATCCTTTTGGACTCGCATAACATGCACGGAAGAAGGATGGTCACCAACACCAAAGTGTCTCA GAATGTGTTCCTTTCCTTTTGTGAAAAATGGTCATTCTGAATCTTCAGGACAAATACATCTGGAAGGTGATACTGTACAAATTGTTTGCAAGGCAGGATACAGCCTTCAAAACAAGGAGAAAAGCATTTCATGTGTAGAACGGGGCTGGTCCGCTCCTCCCAAATGCAGCTTCACTA aagaagaaTGTCATGTTCCAATTTTAGAAGCAAATGTAGATGCTAAGCcagaaaaagaaagctacaaaGTTGGAGATGTGTTGAAATTCTCCTgcagaaaaaatcttaaaagagttGGACCAGATTCAGTTCAATGTTACCAATTTGGGTGGTCACCCAACTTTCCGACATGTAAAG GACGAGTACAGTCGTGTGGTCCACCTCCTCAGCTCTCCAATGGTGAAGTTAAGGAGATAAGAAAAGAGGAATATGGACACAATGAAGTAGTAGAATATTATTGCAATcgtaattttataataaaaggacCTAAGAAAATACAATGTGTGGATGGAAAATGGACAACTTTACCCACTTGTGTtg aGCAAGTGAAAACATGTGGATATATACCTGAACTTCAGTATGGTTATGTTCAGCAGTCTGTCCCTCCCTATCAACATGGAGTTTCAGTGGAGGTGAATTGCAGAAATGAATATACAATGATTGGAAATAACGAGATTACCTGCATTGATGGACTATGGACAGAGCTTCCTATGTGTGTTG CAACACACCAACTTAAGAGGTGCAAAATATCAGGAGTTAATATAAAAACGTTATTCAGGTCATCTGGGAATGAATTTAATCATAATGCTAGAATACGTTACAGATGTTTAGACATCCGTGGATACAGGTACTCAGTCTGCATAAACGGGAAATGGAATCCTGAACTAGACTGCACAG GAAAAAAGGAACAATTCTGCCCACCGCCACCTCAGATACCTAATGCTCAGAATATGACAACCACAGTGAATTATCAGGATGGAGAAAAAGTAGCTGTTCTCTGTAAAGAAAACTATCTACTTCCAGAAGCAAAAGAAATTGTATGTAAAAATGGACGATGGCAATCATTACCACACTGTGTTG AGTCTACAGCATATTGTGGGCCCCCTCCATCTATTAACAATGGAGATATCACCTCATTCCCGTTATCAGTGTATCCTCCATGGTCAACAGTGACGTACCGTTGCCAGTCCTTCTATGAACTCCAGGGCTCTGCAACTGTAACATGCAGAAACAAACAGTGGTCAGAACCACCAAGATGCCTAG ATCCATGTGTGATATCtgaagaaaacatgaacaaaaataaCATACAGTTAAGATGGAGAAACAATGAAAAACTTTATGTAAAAACAGGGGATACTGTTGAATTTCAGTGTAAATTCCTATATAAAGCGAAgatatcatcaccatcatttcgAGCAATCTGTCAAGAAGGGAAATTTGAATATCCCATATGTGAAAGAAGCGAGCTTAATTTTCCTGAATAA